The Paenibacillus dendritiformis region GGCGAAGTGTTCGTTACCGACGACGGAGCAGAGACCGATCTCGATCTCGGGCACTACGAGCGCTTCATCGACATCAACCTGTCGAAGAACAGCAATGTTACGACCGGCAAGGTTTATTCTTCGGTTATCTCCAAAGAACGCCGCGGTGAGTACCTGGGCGGCACCGTTCAAGTGATTCCGCATATTACGAATGAGATCAAGGAGCGCGTCTTCCGTGCCGGCAAGGAAGCCGGTTCCGACGTGGTTATTACCGAGATCGGCGGCACCGTCGGCGACATCGAGAGCCTTCCGTTCCTGGAAGCCATCCGCCAGATTAAGAGCGATGTCGGCCGCGACAACGTCATGTACATCCATGTCACTCTGATTCCATACATCAAGGCTGCCGGCGAAGTGAAGACGAAGCCGACACAACACAGCGTGAAGGAACTGCGGAGCATCGGGATTCAGCCGAACATGCTCGTATGCCGGACGGAGCACGCTTTGTCCGAGGATTTGAAGCGCAAGATCGCGCTCTTCTGCGATATTGATGCCAATGCCGTCGTGGAATGCCGCGATGCCTCGACTTTGTATGAAGTGCCGCTGATGCTTCGCGATCAAGGCATGGATGACATTGTCGTCAATCATTTGAAGCTGGAGACGCAGCAACCGGATATGACCGAGTGGATCAAGCTCGTCGATCGCGTGAAGCAGCTCCAGGGACAAGTCGAGATTGCGATCGTGGGCAAATATGTCGCTCTGCACGATGCGTACCTGTCAGTCGTCGAAGCATTGGCGCACGCAGGGTTCGATGCGAATACGGAAGTGAACATCCGTTGGGTTAACGCAGAGGAGATTACGGACGACAATGCACGGGAGCGTCTCGAAGGCGTCCACGGCATTCTGGTGCCGGGCGGCTTCGGGGACCGGGGCATTGAAGGCAAAGTATCCGCGATCCGCTATGCGCGCGAGCAGAAGATTCCGTTCTTCGGCATTTGCCTCGGCATGCAGGTGGCGGTGATCGAATATGCCCGTTCCGTGCTGGGCATGACGGGAGCGAACAGCTCGGAGATCAATCCGTCGACCGATTACCCGGTTATCGACCTGCTTCCGGAACAGAAGGACATCGAGGATCTGGGCGGAACGATGCGTTTGGGACTATATCCGTGCAAGCTTCAGGAAGATTCGCTTGCGATGGCAAGCTATCAGGACGAGCTGGTGTATGAGCGCCATCGTCACCGTTATGAATTCAACAATGAATACCGCGAAGCGATGGAGCGCGCCGGGCTGAAGTTCAGCGGCACGTCTCCGGACGGGCGGCTGGTCGAGATCGTGGAGCTGGCTGACCATCCATGGTTCCTGGCGGTGCAATTCCATCCGGAATTCACCTCCCGTCCGAACCGCCCGCAGCCGCTGTTCCGGGAGTTTGTCCGGGCGGCCGTGGCGCACCGCGGATAATGATCCAGGCGGAAATTCCCATTATGGGGATTTCCGCCTATTTTTTGCACTTCGTAAGGGGAAGTTCATGTTTTTCCGTATTTCAAGCAGGATTTTAATATATCAAGGCGAATAAGTACCATTATTCTTGCTTTGGAAAAAAAAGCATGTTCATACGAGGCGACGCCTGTCTTAGCGGATGCACTCGCTCTTGTTACACGATGGGAGGGGTACCAGTTGGATAAGAAGAAAGTATTGATAGTCGATGATCAAAACGGTATTCGAGTTCTTCTGATGGAAGTATTCAGCAGTGAAGGGTACTCGACTTACCAAGCTTCCAACGGGAAGATTGCATTGAACATCGTGCGTGAGGAATCTCCGGATATTGTCTTGCTGGACATGAAGATTCCGGGCATGGACGGCTTGGAAATTTTGAAGCAAATTAAGAAGATGGAGCCGCAGATGAAAGTGATTATGATGACAGCCTACGGAGAGCTGGATATGATCAAGGAAGCGACCGATCTCGGCGCGATCATGCATTTTACGAAGCCGTTCGACATTGATGAGATGAGAGTGGCGGTGAACATGACGCTTCAACAGGACCATTCGGCGGCGAACCCGGCGAATATGACGACATGACCCGATAGACAAGGCAATGACATAGGTTTGAACGATGCTGGGCGCTGACACCCGGCTTCTTTGTTTTGCGGGCACGAATGAATGGCAAATGGCGGTTTGGCGGCAGTCTTGAAGCGGCAGGGTTTGTCAAGAGGTTGTTTACTTTTTTACGGTCAAATGTGATATAATAACACCGTACTGGATGTCGGCTAACTACAAGAAATACAGACAAAGACAACTTCTTAGGAGGATGGAGACCATGCCATTAGTTTCGATGAACGAATTCCTGCCAAAAGCAAAAGCGGGCAAATTTGCGGTGGGCCAATTCAACATTAACAACCTAGAATTCACTCAAGCGATTACGGAAGCAGCCATGGAAGAAAATGCGCCAATTATTTTCGGTGTATCCGAAGGGGCATTGCGTTACATGGGAATGGAATATACGGTTGCCATGGCGCAAGCGGCTGCGAAGAAATCCGGCTTGCCAATCGCTTTGCATCTTGACCACGGCAGCACTTTTGAAGTCGCTATGGCTTGTATCCGTGCAGGATTCTCTTCCGTCATGTTCGACGGATCCCATCATGCATACGAAGACAACATTCGCTTGACCAAGGAAGTCGTCAAAGCGGCTCATGCGATGGGCGTATCCGTCGAGGGCGAATTGGGAACTATCGGCGGGGTCGAAGACGACCTGGAAGTGGATGAAGCATCCGCACAGCTGGCTAAGCCGGAAGAAGCGATCCGTTTCTACGAAGAAACGGGCGTAGACGCACTGGCGATTGCGGTAGGTACAGCTCACGGCATGTACAAAGGCGAGCCAAAACTTCATTATGATATCATTGAAGCGGTAGCTTCCAAAATCCCTGTGCCGGTTGTGCTTCATGGCGGTTCCGGGGTGCCTGATGAATCCATCCGCAAGGCAATCGCGGCAGGTGCCGGCAAAATCAACGTGAACACCGAGAACCAAGTTGCTTGTACGGCAGCGATTCGCGAAGCATTGGCGAAGGATGCCGATGTTATCGACCCTCGTAAATATTTGACTCCGGCTCGTAAAGCCATGGTCGAAGTCGTTCGCGGCAAAATTCGCTTGTTCGGCAGCAACAACCAAGCGTAACAAGCGCAATTCCATAGTTAATACTTACGTTTACGAATGCGGGAATAGCACCGGTTCGCCGGTGTTCTTCCCTTTTTGCATTATGGGGAGCCGATATTGGCCGGATGTCGCCGGCTATCGGGGTTGTCAGCAACGCATGGGAGGAACTGGCTTGTCATGGAGAAGTTAATGATTAGCGGCGGTCGGCCGCTTCGAGGCGCCGTGCAGATCAGCGGTGCCAAAAATAGCGCGGTAGCGCTTATTCCTGCAGCAATCCTTGCGGAGACGGAAGTCGTACTGGATAATTTGCCCGAACTGAGCGATGTCGCCACTTATATGGAGATCTTGACGGAGCTTGGCGGACAGGTTAGCTGGGAAGGTTCCTGTCTGCGCATCGATCCGTCGCGGATGATTTCGGTACCGATGCACAATGGACCCGTTAAAAAACTGCGGGCCTCCTACTATATGATGGGCGCGCTTCTGGGCCGGTTCGGCGAAGCGACCATCGGCATGCCGGGCGGCTGCAATTTCGAGCCTCGCCCAATCGATCAGCACATCAAAGGTTTTGAAGCTCTCGGCGCGACGGTGACGAACGATCACGGATCCGTCCATATTTACGCGCGGGAACTTCGCGGCGCCAAGATCTATTTGGATGTCGTCAGTGTTGGGGCGACCATTAATATTATGCTTGCGGCCTCACGCGCCAAGGGCACTACAATTATTGAAAATGCGGCCAAAGAGCCTGAAATTATAGATGTTGCCACACTGCTTAATGCGATGGGCGCCCGCATCAAGGGAGCGGGCACGGAGACGATCCGCATTGAAGGCGTGGACAGCCTGCGCGGCTGCACGCACTCGATTATTCCGGACCGCATTCAGGCGGGAACGTATATGATTGCGGCTGCGGCCACCTGCGGCGATATTCTGATCGATAATGTTATTCCTAAACATCTGGAAGCCCTTACGGCGAAGCTGGAGGAAATGGGCGTGCGCGTTATCGAGGGCGATGAGTCGCTCCGCGTTATCGGCCAGCCCGAATACAACAGCATCGATGTGAAGGCGCTTGTCTATCCCGGATTTCCGACAGATCTCCAATCCCCGATGACCAGCTTGCTGACGCAAGCCAAAGGGGTGAGCATGCTGACGGATCTCGTATACAGCAGCCGCTTCAAGCATGTCCCGGAATTGGCCCGCATGGGAGCCAAAATACGGGTTGAAGGGCGAACCGCCGTCATCGAAGGCACGAAGCTGAATGCGGCGAAGGTGAGAGCTTCCGATCTGCGTGCCGGTGCCGCGCTCGTCATTGCCGGTTTAACGGTAGATACCGATGTCACGGAGATTTCAGGAGTGGAATTTATCGACCGCGGGTATGATCATCTTGTGTCCAATTTGCGCAATCTTGGCGCTGATGTATGGCGTCAGGTGGAATAAATCGATTCTGTTGGGGTAAAGATAGGTTAATAATAGATTGATATGGGCACAATCCATACAGAAGAAGATTTCTATTTCTACGTTATATCAACCTATGACGAAGAATTGGCTGCCTCTGGCCCACCATCTTCTCATCTTCATTCCGTCCACGATTTCTTTCCGGTGAAACAGCCCATCAATACAATGACATAGATAAAAGAGCAATTGCTGTATTCCCGTGTTGAATAAGGGAAATGGACTTCTTGATACGACATTGTCCGCATTTTATAACAGAATAGGAGTTGTATTCATGGATTTACAAATTTCCGATTTGGAAACGAAGAAATTGACCGAATTATACAAGCTGGCGAAGGAGTTCCAAATTCCGGGCTACGGTCAATTGAAGAAAAAAGAATTGATTTTCGCGATTTTGCGCGCGCAAGCGGAGCAGGGCGGCTACATGTTCATGGAGGGCGTCCTTGACATTTTGCCGGAAGGCTTCGGCTTCCTCCGGCCGATCAACTATTTGCCGAGCGCGGAAGATATTTATATCTCGCAGTCGCAAATTCGTAGATTCGATCTGAGAACGGGGGATGTCGTCTCAGGCAAGTGCCGTCCTCCGAAAGAGAACGAGCGCTACTTCGGTCTGTTGCAGATCAATGCCGTGAATGGCGAAAATCCAGAAGATGCCGCGCAACGGCTGCACTTCCCTGCATTAACTCCTCTTTACCCGCAGAAGAAGCTGGTGCTCGAAACTTCCCCATCCCGCATTTCAACACGGATTATGGATTTGATTGCTCCTGTCGGCTTGGGACAGCGCGGCTTGATCGTCGCACCGCCTAAGGCCGGGAAGACGCTTCTCTTAAAAGAAATCGCGAACAGCATCTCGGAGAACAATCCTGAAATTGAGCTGTTCGTGCTTCTGATCGACGAGCGCCCGGAAGAAGTCACCGACATGCAGCGTTCTGTCAAGGGAGAAGTTGTGGCATCCACATTCGATGAAGTGCCTGAAAATCATATCAAGGTCGCCGAGCTGGTGCTTGAGCGTGCGCTTCGCCTTGTGGAGCACAAGAAGGACGTAGTCATCCTGCTGGACAGCATCACCCGGCTGGCACGGGCCTATAACCTGGTCATTCCGCCATCGGGCCGGACGCTGTCGGGCGGTATCGATCCGGCTTCCTTCCATCGTCCGAAGCGATTCTTCGGTTCGGCGCGCAATATCGAGGAAGGCGGCAGCCTGACCATTCTGGCGACGGCACTGATTGAGACTGGGTCGCGCATGGATGATATCATCTACGAGGAATTCAAAGGCACAGGCAACATGGAGCTCCATCTGGATCGCAAATTGGCGGAACGCCGTATTTTCCCGGCCATCGATATCCGACGCTCCGGCACGCGCCGCGAGGAGATGCTGCTGTCGAAGGAAGAGCTCGACAAGCTGTGGATGATTCGGAAAAATATGAACGAAACGCCGGAATTCATCGATCAGTTCCTGAAGAAGCTGCGTGATACGAAAACGA contains the following coding sequences:
- a CDS encoding CTP synthase — translated: MAKYIFVTGGVVSSLGKGITAASLGRLLKNRGLKVTIQKFDPYINVDPGTMSPYQHGEVFVTDDGAETDLDLGHYERFIDINLSKNSNVTTGKVYSSVISKERRGEYLGGTVQVIPHITNEIKERVFRAGKEAGSDVVITEIGGTVGDIESLPFLEAIRQIKSDVGRDNVMYIHVTLIPYIKAAGEVKTKPTQHSVKELRSIGIQPNMLVCRTEHALSEDLKRKIALFCDIDANAVVECRDASTLYEVPLMLRDQGMDDIVVNHLKLETQQPDMTEWIKLVDRVKQLQGQVEIAIVGKYVALHDAYLSVVEALAHAGFDANTEVNIRWVNAEEITDDNARERLEGVHGILVPGGFGDRGIEGKVSAIRYAREQKIPFFGICLGMQVAVIEYARSVLGMTGANSSEINPSTDYPVIDLLPEQKDIEDLGGTMRLGLYPCKLQEDSLAMASYQDELVYERHRHRYEFNNEYREAMERAGLKFSGTSPDGRLVEIVELADHPWFLAVQFHPEFTSRPNRPQPLFREFVRAAVAHRG
- a CDS encoding response regulator, coding for MDKKKVLIVDDQNGIRVLLMEVFSSEGYSTYQASNGKIALNIVREESPDIVLLDMKIPGMDGLEILKQIKKMEPQMKVIMMTAYGELDMIKEATDLGAIMHFTKPFDIDEMRVAVNMTLQQDHSAANPANMTT
- the fba gene encoding class II fructose-1,6-bisphosphate aldolase, translating into MPLVSMNEFLPKAKAGKFAVGQFNINNLEFTQAITEAAMEENAPIIFGVSEGALRYMGMEYTVAMAQAAAKKSGLPIALHLDHGSTFEVAMACIRAGFSSVMFDGSHHAYEDNIRLTKEVVKAAHAMGVSVEGELGTIGGVEDDLEVDEASAQLAKPEEAIRFYEETGVDALAIAVGTAHGMYKGEPKLHYDIIEAVASKIPVPVVLHGGSGVPDESIRKAIAAGAGKINVNTENQVACTAAIREALAKDADVIDPRKYLTPARKAMVEVVRGKIRLFGSNNQA
- a CDS encoding UDP-N-acetylglucosamine 1-carboxyvinyltransferase, with translation MEKLMISGGRPLRGAVQISGAKNSAVALIPAAILAETEVVLDNLPELSDVATYMEILTELGGQVSWEGSCLRIDPSRMISVPMHNGPVKKLRASYYMMGALLGRFGEATIGMPGGCNFEPRPIDQHIKGFEALGATVTNDHGSVHIYARELRGAKIYLDVVSVGATINIMLAASRAKGTTIIENAAKEPEIIDVATLLNAMGARIKGAGTETIRIEGVDSLRGCTHSIIPDRIQAGTYMIAAAATCGDILIDNVIPKHLEALTAKLEEMGVRVIEGDESLRVIGQPEYNSIDVKALVYPGFPTDLQSPMTSLLTQAKGVSMLTDLVYSSRFKHVPELARMGAKIRVEGRTAVIEGTKLNAAKVRASDLRAGAALVIAGLTVDTDVTEISGVEFIDRGYDHLVSNLRNLGADVWRQVE
- the rho gene encoding transcription termination factor Rho, with the protein product MDLQISDLETKKLTELYKLAKEFQIPGYGQLKKKELIFAILRAQAEQGGYMFMEGVLDILPEGFGFLRPINYLPSAEDIYISQSQIRRFDLRTGDVVSGKCRPPKENERYFGLLQINAVNGENPEDAAQRLHFPALTPLYPQKKLVLETSPSRISTRIMDLIAPVGLGQRGLIVAPPKAGKTLLLKEIANSISENNPEIELFVLLIDERPEEVTDMQRSVKGEVVASTFDEVPENHIKVAELVLERALRLVEHKKDVVILLDSITRLARAYNLVIPPSGRTLSGGIDPASFHRPKRFFGSARNIEEGGSLTILATALIETGSRMDDIIYEEFKGTGNMELHLDRKLAERRIFPAIDIRRSGTRREEMLLSKEELDKLWMIRKNMNETPEFIDQFLKKLRDTKTNTEFLATLDTNGNTPTPTRRTRSTSVS